tataacataaggcagcaatataacaaaacatgaaaaaatgaaggggtataatACTTTCACAAAGCactgtatctttaccacctataactttagtttgtcaaaatatcactccctttcctgcttactaagcccTTCTCTATgtaatttagcagcttccacacatttttccccGTGGTTTAGACACCATAAATTAgaaaaacaatgtattcagtagtatattaactgcgcaatccatgctgttgtttacatctgagtatctccaatatatCCGTGAATCCGGGTAATTGACCAAACGGTGACGTAAATGCAAACCCTCTACTTTCTACATCTAATCCACTATATTTGTTCATACATTTAGCAGCTTTGGCCTCAAAATAAACTTAGTTTAGCCCGCTGTTCTAGTAGCATACCATTGTACAATGATGGTATCATGCAGTATAAAGGATTATTGTATTTATGTAACGGCTGGAAAATGTCTTTACCTGCAGTGACTCATTCACAAGCTGCTCTTACAGATGTTTAACTTAATAAAGATGTGTGTTGCTGACAAACGATACAAGGCACTTTCAGGTTTGTTTCAGTGGATTGTAGGTGAAAATCCTCTTCATCTAAGGTTCTTTTAGCTCTCTGTGCACCAAACGATTCTTTCAGTTGATGAACTGTACGAatgagggtttgcacttacgtcacgatttggtcagttacccggatgctcAGCCATACTagtgatactcagatgtaaacaacagcatggatagCACGGTTTATGTattactgaatacgttgttctgcaaatttatgttgtctaaaccacaaaaccaaCGTGGGGAAggtgctaaatcatatagagaaggacttagtaagctggaaagggtgcaatatttggacaaactaaagttaacaggtggtaaagatacttacgaacagtattaattaagatattagcataacattttacctacctgaccgggaatgataagaacaaacacaaatgttgtcaagattcttgccctggaaatcctggtttagtttggccaaacacaaacaccttttgttcctcagttttttgcactccttttggcagtctatagtactccaaatttGTTTCCCTGTCCGACAGATTGgttcagcccaaaacatgacaataattgaccattttcagcagcaataatcagcaaaatatgcgagtttcgttcggttcagtggtgTGAAAACACTGATTCCATCTAAATGGCGGATTGATTAAGACGTTAAATGGCGAATCTAATGATGACCACACTACCATACTATACCTTCACTATTTCTGCAGTGTAAACATATGGTAGAAACAGCAAGAATTATATGCTAATTCAATTTCAGCCTTattctaaaaaaagagaaaaaaaaatcaaaagattcattcgTGAATTGGGTTGGTTGTTCTGACTGACTGGCAGCCAACAGAAAATAGACACATGAGAAATTATCTTTAGGTCGTTAGGTTTCCACGTCAAAAACAATTAAGTCGGGCACAGCAAAAAATGACTATTTTGTACTGACGCCTCTAGTATAGTGTATATTAAATAACATACTCAAGTAGCTATGAAACCCCATTTAGTGTCAGGGCATGgtaaacaaaaatctatttaatataattacaAATAGTCTGCAACACAGTTCGATACTATAATACAATAGCGATATCTTCCTCAATACAGCTCACAGCCTAAAGTGATGGTTTGACAAAACGACTCGTGAGGTAATTGAATTTCTCCCCGGTCTCTCCGGTGTCGGGTAATCAAATTACTCCTTCAGCCGCCAGAGGGCGCCGCTGTGCCCTGCGCTCCAGCAACGCGCTTCTTCGCAGCCTTCAGCCTAATGACAGCAGGAAACCAGGAAAAGGGTTGGCGAATGTGTTGTTGTTTTGAGCAATAACAGGTAGGATTCTGAATATGTAACATACTGGCAACAAAACAACTGATTTATCACGACAATTCAACCTAATGCAGACGTGTTTTGTACATGAATGCCGTGGTGTAGTGATTAGCTCGATGTATGTTATGTACAGATACATGCAGCTCTGTAAAGACTATAACATGTTATGATATTTGGGCTCAAATGTGATATATTCTGAAGTCGAAAAGCTTCGAATTAGAAATCAACAATGCAATTTTATAACGTTACGTTGTCCTGGTTTACATGTCAGGCCACTGTTTTCACTTTCTAGTCCTCTCCACTGTATTTTCTCTTCCTCTTCAACAGATTGCATGGGTGCAGTGCAGCAGCAGAGGGATGTTGCAATCTGTTTGTCACCACTGATTTCTGCATTGTGAAACTGACAATAGAGTGACTGTAGGTCTGTGTGAGTGGCCATCATGTCTGCAGCCTGTCCCCCGCAGTCTCCTGGTGTGGTGAAAACTGAAGTGCTGGTTGAGGACTGGTGTCCCGTTCTGGCTGCGACCTTCGCTTACTGGGACAACATCCTGGGACCTCGGGTACAGCACATCTGGGCCCCCAAAGGTCAGGGGTTGTCGCTGCTCAGCGACGGAGAGGTCACGTTTCTGGCCAATCACACGCTGAACGGCGAGATTTTGCGAAGTGCAGAGAGTGGCGCAGTGGACGTGAAGTTCTTCGTCTTGGCAGAAAAGGGAGTCATCATAGTCTCGCTGATTTTTGACGGGGAGCTCAAGGGTGATAAGAACACTTGCGCGCTGTCAATCATCCTGCCGCAGTCAGAGCTAAGCTTTTACCTGCCACTGCACAGCGTGTGTGTGGAGAGACTCAAACACATCATCCGCAAGGGACGCATTTGCATGCAGAAGGTGCTTGCTCAGAGTTGTGCATCTTCTACTTGTAATCCAGCAGTTGTTTGTTAGATTTGGTAAtgtatctgtgtgtgttttaTCTCAGGGTTACAACATAATCTCTGTGTTGTCATCTGAGATTGTGCCCATAATGGAGCTTCTTACTTCTATGAAGAAACACAGTGTACCGGAGGAAGTGGAGGTGagtattttgacatttttgagtagctttaaacacttttttttgttcACAGTGAGAATTTAGAGTAGATAAAAAAAATGATGAGGAGAGAGGAGATTTGGATGTGAGCCAGGCTTCTGCCAGATTTATAATAAAATGAACTAAATAAAGtagaataatacaaataaaataaaacagttctaatacagcagttaaaaaaaaacaaaagtgctaatacaacaaataaaacaaaacactactaatacaataattaataataagaCAAACtgaaatacaatgaaataaaccaaaaagtaaataaaatagagccggcattttttgcatttttctgcgtGTTGGTTAAACCATGACTATTtagaataatacaaataaaatcaaACAGTACTAATacaataaatgaaacaaaacatgactaatacaataattaataataagacaaactaaaaatacaatgaaataaacaaaaaataatacattttaaataaattaaaaaataaaatagagtcaacatttttgacatttttctgcATTATGGTTAAACCATATGACTGTTAAACAGTGAGCAgcactgaaataataataaaaattatgtcgAACTACTTAAtattatttaagaatttttttcatTATAAAATCAGGGTGGTTTcgcatttacatttttgttccccTAAAAActattacaattcattttaattatgaaaaataaaattatgcaTCACAGCATTAAAGAAATGTCTTCAAGTCGTTGTAtatacaccagtcaaaagttttttaaagaaatcttatCTACTCACCAAGCCTTCCAAAccaaaactgttttctatttgaatatatttaaaaatgtactccTGAGattttcaaagctaaatttttatcaccattaatccagtcacatgattctttaaaaatcgttctaatattctaataataatattctaaaaataataataatctaaaattatgttgagtagattttttttcaagtttctttgataaatagaaagttcagaagaacagcatttatctgaaatagaaatcatttgtaacattataaatgtctttatcatcactttttatcaatttaaagcatcctttctaaataaaagtattaatttctataattagaaattaatacttctacaCTGAACTGatttaaatgttgataataataataataataaatgtctcttgaacagcaaatcagcatattagaatgatttctgaaggatcatgtggcactgaagaatgaaataatgatgctgaaaatttagatttgatcacaagaataaattgctttttaaaatatattcaaacagaaagcaattatttaaaataataatcatatttcacaatattactgcttttgctgtattttggatcaaataaatgcaggcttggtgagcagaagataattctttaaaaaactttaaaaatctaaaaacaaaaacatttgacaGGTAGTATaagatttgtatttttaatgtattttttgtaaCTAAATTAGCATCATGTCATTGACCTATTAATGAACATTGTAAATACTTATAAATGTACTATTTATTAAATttgatgtactgtattatgttggttgaccgatatgtgttttcAGGGCTGATTCCAATACTGATTATAACCGAtgaagtagaccgataaccgatattttgaaccgatatatatatctagtgtaaaaatgaaaaactaagaataacaagggctctgacaaaaaaagacttttaatttattttatcggcaaactggttttgaaaatgactgataccgataaccataaaaatgcttaatatcggcgccgATAATCGGTCAACTCCTACTGTaatatttatcatttataaaCACGTTGTACAAACAAAATGGTGGTTGGTTCCCACAGGTGTATAATATGAACCTTACTAGAACAGATCCTCACTTAGTGAATATTACATTAGATCTTTTCCTGACAATTTTGAAACACTAAATGTCTCTCTCCATCTCGCTGAAGCACATAAAGAAATTATTTTCCTCGTTACAGCTAAAGGACACTGTGCTCAATGATGATGATATTGGAGACAGCTGTCACGAAGACTTTTTACACAAGTAAGACGTATTGCATCTTTAGTAGAAGGCAATGATCTGAATTGAGTTGCTTGTTTTCGTTGTTTAGATCGTAATGTTTGCCATCCTTCTCTATCATAGGGCCATCAGCTCTCATCTACAGACTTGCGGCTGTTCAATGGTGGTTGGCAGCAATCCTGAGAAAGTCAATAAGGTGCACATCCCACATCGACATAAGGTGCACATTTCCCACATGGACATGAGTATGAAagacaaataatgatgtttcCTTTTGTAGATCGTGCTCACGCTGTGCCTCTTCCTCACTCCTGCGGAAAGAAAGTGCTCTCGACTGTGTCATCCCGACGGCTCATTTAAATATGACACCGGTCTCTTTGTTCAAGGCCTCCTTAAGGTATCCTGAGTGTCCCTCCACGGGAAACTCATAACTACTGCTCATTCTTAAATGACTTGGGTCCATAATCATTAAGGACCCCTGGTGGCTTTACTGTGTGATAGTATTATAAAGTCCCTCTTTTCTCTTTCCCAGGACTCCACAGGCAGCTTTGTGTTGCCCTACCGGCAGGTGCTCTACTCTCCATACCCCACCACCCACATCGACGTAGACATTAACACGGTGAAGCAGATGCCACCCTGCCACGAGCACACGTATCATCAGCGGCGCTACATGCGTGCTGAGCTCAGTGCCCTCTGGAAGGCCGCCAGCGAGGATGACATCAGTTCTGACAACCTCATCAATGCCCAGGACTCCTTCACCCCAGACTTGTATGACCTTTGACTTCTACTTACATTCTTAGTCTGGAAACTTCATCATGATTGGCTGATTCTTACTGTTAGGATAACAAGATCTCACGGTTCTTAATTGCTGGTGATTAATGACCTCCTGATTGTACATTATCCTGCTTATTATGCGGCTAATTACCAAATTTATAAAGAGATTGTGTGTGAGGAAAGAGAGAATAGAGAGATACAAGATCAACTAGCTCAGTGTTTGATAGCAGGGATGGAGGATAGTTTAGTGGTCATTGTATaaaaactaccagtcaaaagtttttgaacagtaggatttttaaatgttttttaaagaagtctcttcctctcatcaagcctgcatttatttgatccaaagtacagcaaaagcagtacaattttgaaatatttctactatttgaaataactgttttctatttgaatatattttaaaatgtagtttatcaAAGCTAACTTTTCAGCGTCAACACTCCATtactttttactattattatttttaatatttaaaacagttaagtacatttacctgaaataaaaagcttttgtaactttatacactataccattcaaagtatat
Above is a genomic segment from Garra rufa chromosome 2, GarRuf1.0, whole genome shotgun sequence containing:
- the c9orf72 gene encoding guanine nucleotide exchange factor C9orf72 homolog isoform X1 encodes the protein MSAACPPQSPGVVKTEVLVEDWCPVLAATFAYWDNILGPRVQHIWAPKGQGLSLLSDGEVTFLANHTLNGEILRSAESGAVDVKFFVLAEKGVIIVSLIFDGELKGDKNTCALSIILPQSELSFYLPLHSVCVERLKHIIRKGRICMQKGYNIISVLSSEIVPIMELLTSMKKHSVPEEVELKDTVLNDDDIGDSCHEDFLHKAISSHLQTCGCSMVVGSNPEKVNKIVLTLCLFLTPAERKCSRLCHPDGSFKYDTGLFVQGLLKDSTGSFVLPYRQVLYSPYPTTHIDVDINTVKQMPPCHEHTYHQRRYMRAELSALWKAASEDDISSDNLINAQDSFTPDLNIFQDVMHKDTLVKSFIDEVFLLKPGLSLRSVYLSHFLLLLHRKALTLLRYIEDETQKGKKPFRSLRNLKTDLDLTVEGDLNIIMAMTEKLRAGLHSFVFGKSFLTSVQERDLLINF
- the c9orf72 gene encoding guanine nucleotide exchange factor C9orf72 homolog isoform X2, which translates into the protein MSAACPPQSPGVVKTEVLVEDWCPVLAATFAYWDNILGPRVQHIWAPKGQGLSLLSDGEVTFLANHTLNGEILRSAESGAVDVKFFVLAEKGVIIVSLIFDGELKGDKNTCALSIILPQSELSFYLPLHSVCVERLKHIIRKGRICMQKGYNIISVLSSEIVPIMELLTSMKKHSVPEEVELKDTVLNDDDIGDSCHEDFLHKAISSHLQTCGCSMVVGSNPEKVNKIVLTLCLFLTPAERKCSRLCHPDGSFKYDTGLFVQGLLKDSTGSFVLPYRQVLYSPYPTTHIDVDINTVKQMPPCHEHTYHQRRYMRAELSALWKAASEDDISSDNLINAQDSFTPDLNIFQDVMHKDTLVKSFIDEACLCGVCICPTSFSCCTGRP